From Dreissena polymorpha isolate Duluth1 chromosome 15, UMN_Dpol_1.0, whole genome shotgun sequence, a single genomic window includes:
- the LOC127859678 gene encoding uncharacterized protein LOC127859678: MLSNIGIKGGDRKRAVGRLGQAAEKASNWLWMMREEKRRTACGSTARQRQRSDFTSGETLEDPSQDSTHSTGDLYAAEKPRTNSADPDIVSQVSDIFDEDDPLLELLGTPDNLRPNTDTQHNTRNTASNTNATVQKVRITWPKTSDRILWKQFDEDLNTILETTLQGPVGKKLKSLTNLVHSIGKERFGEVKRKPTRTPAQPNRKQRQITEIRKELKSLRKSYQKANIEERPGLQQLRDELRQKLTDLRIAEQLRDKRKKRTKRRAEFIANPYKFSIGLLDKEKSGKLESSMEEIKQHLKETHSDPARDNPLGSCPRIEQVPEPTIPLNIKEPKMKEVSDVVKKARSGSAPGPNGIPYKVYKMCPMLLRRLWTLLKVIWKKGKVSDCWQQAEGIFTPKEKGSKHVTEFRTISLLNVEGKILFAVLARRMTTFLTTNQYIDTSVQKGGVPGFSGCIEHSSAISQIIREAKVNANDLTVVWLDLANAYGSIQHKLIEEAMKHYHIPEHIQRIINGYFDGIQLRFSIGDQTTPWQRLEKGIVTGCTISVVLFVMGMNLIINVAKRETRGPKTASGLHLPSSRGFMDDLTITTTTHVQARWVLTALQDTVTWARMKFKPKKSRSLIIKQGKVTKRFTLQVQGEDIPSIIDSPVKCLGKWYDASLKDTNNITRVKNQLQDGLKLIDQTGLPGKFKAWLYQHGLLPRLMWPLMLYEIATTTVEGFERVINRHLRRWLGVPPSFTSIGLYGRTNQLQLPMTSLVEDFKVAKGRLVVTLKESSDDMIWKAGIETRTGRKWSASQAVAQAESRLRHKDIVGTTAIGKQGLGSSKPQRWSTAGKKERSQMVQYEIRLSEEEDRRARAVGMGGQCAWTKWQTTERHLT, from the exons ATGCTCAGCAACATTGGGATCAAGGGAGGTGACAGGAAGAGGGCTGTAGGCAGACTTGGACAAGCTGCAGAAAAAGCATCCAACTGGCTGTGGATGAtgcgagaggagaaga GGAGAACGGCATGCGGGAGCACGGCAAGGCAGCGGCAACGCTCAGATTTTACATCTGGTGAGACGTTGGAGGATCCTAGTCAGGACTCAACCCACAGTACTGGGGACCTCTACGCAGCTGAGAAGCCACGCACCAATTCAGCAGATCCTGATATTGTCTCGCAAGTCAGCGACATCTTCGACGAAGATGACCCTCTTCTAGAGCTTTTAGGTACTCCAGATAACCTGAGGCCAAACACAGACACACAGCACAACACCCGAAATACAGCTTCCAATACTAATGCCACAGTTCAGAAGGTTAGAATTACATGGCCCAAGACAAGTGACAGGATCCTGTGGAAACAGTTTGATGAAGACCTCAACACCATCCTGGAAACAACACTCCAAGGGCCAGTAGGGAAGAAACTGAAGTCTCTGACCAACCTTGTCCACTCTATCGGCAAAGAACGATTTGGTGAGGTGAAACGGAAACCCACCAGAACCCCTGCACAGCCAAATAGAAAACAACGACAGATCACAGAGATTAGGAAAGAGCTGAAGTCACTCAGGAAATCCTACCAAAAAGCAAATATAGAGGAAAGACCCGGACTTCAGCAGCTTAGAGATGAACTCAGACAGAAACTGACCGATCTTCGTATTGCAGAACAACTCCGAGACAAGCGGAAGAAGCGAACCAAGAGGCGAGCTGAGTTCATAGCCAATCCATACAAGTTTTCCATAGGACTCCTAGACAAAGAAAAATCTGGGAAGCTTGAAAGCAGTATGGAGGAGATAAAACAGCATCTAAAGGAAACACACTCAGATCCAGCAAGAGATAATCCATTAGGAAGCTGTCCAAGAATTGAACAAGTCCCAGAACCCACAATTCCACTAAACATAAAAGAACCCAAAATGAAGGAAGTATCTGATGTAGTTAAGAAAGCAAGAAGCGGCTCCGCACCAGGACCAAACGGTATACCCTATAAAGTATACAAGATGTGCCCGATGCTACTAAGAAGACTATGGACCCTACTTAAGGTGATATGGAAGAAAGGAAAAGTCTCAGATTGTTGGCAACAGGCAGAGGGAATATTTACTCCAAAGGAAAAGGGCTCCAAACATGTGACCGAATTCCGAACCATTTCACTGTTGAATGTGGAGGGGAAAATATTATTCGCTGTCCTGGCAAGACGAATGACCACGTTCCTGACAACCAATCAGTACATTGACACATCAGTACAGAAAGGGGGGGTTCCGGGCTTCTCTGGCTGCATTGAACACTCCAGTGCCATCAGTCAGATCATCCGTGAAGCAAAGGTGAACGCCAATGACCTCACAGTCGTCTGGTTAGACCTCGCCAACGCCTATGGCTCCATACAACACAAGCTTATTGAAGAAGCAATGAAGCACTATCATATCCCAGAGCATATACAGAGGATCATAAATGGCTACTTTGATGGCATACAGCTTCGATTCTCAATCGGTGACCAGACAACGCCATGGCAGAGGTTAGAGAAGGGGATAGTAACTGGCTGCACCATCTCAGTGGTACTATTCGTGATGGGCATGAACTTGATCATCAATGTCGCGAAGAGGGAAACCAGAGGACCAAAAACAGCGTCAGGTCTACACCTCCCATCCAGCAGGGGGTTCATGGATGACCtgaccatcactaccaccacacATGTACAGGCCCGCTGGGTACTAACAGCCCTACAGGACACAGTCACATGGGCACGAATGAAGTTCAAACCTAAGAAGTCAAGGAGCCTGATCATCAAGCAAGGAAAGGTCACCAAAAGATTCACTCTACAGGTGCAAGGGGAAGACATTCCATCCATTATTGACAGTCCAGTCAAGTGCCTCGGCAAGTGGTACGACGCCAGCCTGAAGGACACTAACAACATCACTAGAGTCAAAAACCAGCTCCAAGATGGCCTGAAGCTTATAGACCAGACAGGACTCCCGGGCAAGTTTAAGGCATGGCTCTACCAACATGGGTTATTACCTAGGCTTATGTGGCCCCTTATGCTGTACGAGATAGCTACAACCACTGTAGAAGGATTCGAGAGAGTGATCAACCGGCATCTCCGGAGATGGCTTGGTGTCCCTCCTAGTTTCACCAGCATTGGACTGTATGGCAGAACCAACCAACTTCAACTCCCAATGACCTCACTAGTTGAAGACTTCAAGGTTGCCAAAGGAAGACTGGTGGTAACCCTCAAAGAGTCATCAGATGACATGATATGGAAGGCAGGCATAGAGACACGCACAGGGCGAAAGTGGTCAGCAAGCCAGGCAGTCGCCCAGGCAGAAAGCagactacgacacaaagacatcgtAGGCACCACAGCTATAGGAAAACAAGGCCTGGGCAGTTCAAAACCACAACGCTGGAGCACTGCCGGTAAGAAAGAAAGAAGCCAAATGGTCCAGTATGAGATCAGGCTTTCAGAAGAGGAAGACAGGCGTGCCAGAGCAGTCGGGATGGGAGGGCAGTGCGCATGGACAAAATGGCAGACCACAGAAAGACACCTGACATAG
- the LOC127861301 gene encoding uncharacterized protein LOC127861301 has product MQHTLSSCQTALTQGRYRWRHDTVLKELADILERERRKTRPTNKKAVPTIKFVKEGQTAKKARTAATSILDESERWEMKVDLGKQLVFPDIVHTTQRPDIVIWSPKDKTLVIIELTVPWETRCDEAYERKMGKYTELQEQCKSRGWSAWLFPVEIGCRGFPAQSLWRMLSNIGIKGGDRKRAVGRLGQAAEKASNWL; this is encoded by the coding sequence ATGCAGCACACCCTCTCATCTTGCCAGACAGCGCTAACACAAGGCCGCTACAGATGGAGGCACGACACGGTCCTCAAGGAGCTAGCAGACATACTTGAGCGGGAGAGAAGGAAGACAAGACCTACCAACAAGAAGGCAGTACCAACAATCAAATTCgtcaaggaaggacaaactgccaAGAAGGCAAGAACCGCAGCAACATCTATCCTTGATGAATCAGAGCGTTGGGAGATGAAGGTCGACCTAGGAAAACAGCTGGTATTCCCAGACATAGTCCATACCACACAGAGACCAGACATAGTTATATGGTCTCCCAAGGACAAGACACTGGTGATAATAGAACTCACTGTACCCTGGGAGACTAGGTGTGATGAGGCCTACGAGCGGAAAATGGGAAAGTACACTGAGCTACAAGAACAGTGTAAAAGTCGTGGTTGGAGTGCCTGGCTGTTCCCCGTTGAAATAGGGTGCAGGGGATTTCCAGCCCAATCATTATGGAGAATGCTCAGCAACATTGGGATCAAGGGAGGTGACAGGAAGAGGGCTGTAGGCAGACTTGGACAAGCTGCAGAAAAAGCATCCAACTGGCTGTGA